One genomic region from Stackebrandtia nassauensis DSM 44728 encodes:
- the purH gene encoding bifunctional phosphoribosylaminoimidazolecarboxamide formyltransferase/IMP cyclohydrolase, whose translation MTTDNDARKPIKRALIGVYDKSGLDVLALGLHEAGVELVSTGGTAAAIADLGVPVTKVEELTGFPECLDGRVKTLHPKVHAGLLADLRKEAHAAQLQEFGITAFDLLVVNLYPFAETLAAGAEFDETVEQIDVGGPSMVRGAAKNHANVAVVVDPGDYEELLGEVREGGFTEPKRRALAAKAFAQLATYDSQIASWLSRSTAAGFPPFVGTPLHKTADLRYGENPHQAAALYTDPQSSDGLAQAKQLHGKPMSYNNYVDADGAWRACNDFRHPCVAIIKHSNPCGIATAANVAEAHRKAHSCDPVSAYGGVIAVNSPVSPQLARQVAEIFTEVIVAPSYDPEALKILQAKKNLRVLKAPRWAAEPMEFRNISGGALAQAPDRIDAEGDDPANWKLATGYALDPEAMADLAFAWWAVRSVKSNAILLAHDLATVGIGMGQVNRVDSARLAVNRAGERAKESMAASDAFFPFPDGLKVLAAAGVRAVVQPGGSIRDEEVIAAANEAGLTMYFTGTRHFFH comes from the coding sequence ATGACCACCGACAACGACGCCCGCAAGCCCATCAAGCGGGCGCTGATCGGCGTATACGACAAATCCGGGCTGGACGTGCTGGCGCTGGGCCTGCACGAGGCCGGGGTGGAGCTGGTGTCCACCGGCGGGACGGCGGCGGCGATCGCCGACCTCGGGGTTCCCGTCACCAAAGTGGAGGAACTCACCGGGTTCCCGGAGTGCCTGGACGGACGGGTCAAGACCCTGCACCCCAAGGTGCACGCGGGCCTGCTGGCCGACCTGCGCAAAGAGGCCCACGCGGCCCAGTTGCAGGAGTTCGGTATCACCGCCTTCGATCTGCTGGTGGTGAACCTGTACCCGTTCGCCGAGACGCTGGCGGCGGGCGCGGAGTTCGACGAGACCGTCGAGCAGATCGACGTGGGCGGACCGTCCATGGTGCGCGGTGCCGCCAAGAACCACGCGAACGTCGCGGTGGTCGTCGATCCCGGCGACTACGAGGAACTGCTGGGCGAGGTCCGCGAGGGCGGTTTCACCGAGCCGAAGCGACGGGCCCTGGCCGCCAAGGCTTTCGCGCAACTGGCGACCTACGACTCCCAGATCGCCAGCTGGCTGAGCCGGTCCACCGCGGCGGGTTTCCCGCCGTTCGTCGGCACGCCGCTGCACAAGACGGCCGACCTGCGCTACGGCGAGAACCCGCACCAGGCCGCCGCCCTGTACACCGACCCGCAGTCGTCCGACGGGCTGGCGCAGGCGAAGCAGCTGCACGGCAAACCCATGTCCTACAACAACTACGTCGACGCGGACGGGGCCTGGCGGGCCTGCAACGACTTCCGGCACCCGTGTGTGGCGATCATCAAGCACTCCAACCCGTGCGGCATCGCCACCGCCGCCAACGTCGCCGAGGCGCACCGCAAGGCGCACTCCTGCGACCCGGTGAGCGCCTACGGCGGCGTCATCGCCGTGAACTCGCCGGTGTCGCCTCAGCTGGCGCGGCAGGTCGCCGAGATCTTCACCGAGGTGATCGTCGCGCCGTCCTATGACCCGGAGGCACTGAAGATCCTGCAGGCCAAGAAGAACCTGCGGGTGCTGAAGGCGCCGCGCTGGGCGGCCGAGCCGATGGAGTTCCGCAACATCTCCGGCGGCGCGCTGGCGCAGGCCCCGGACCGGATCGACGCCGAGGGCGACGACCCGGCGAACTGGAAACTGGCGACGGGCTACGCGCTGGACCCCGAGGCGATGGCCGATCTGGCGTTCGCGTGGTGGGCGGTGCGGTCGGTGAAGTCGAACGCGATCCTGCTGGCCCACGACCTGGCCACGGTCGGCATCGGCATGGGCCAGGTCAACCGGGTCGACTCGGCGCGGCTGGCCGTCAACCGGGCCGGGGAGCGGGCCAAGGAGTCGATGGCGGCCTCGGACGCGTTCTTCCCGTTCCCGGACGGACTGAAGGTGCTGGCCGCGGCCGGGGTGCGCGCGGTGGTGCAGCCGGGCGGCTCGATCCGCGACGAGGAGGTCATCGCGGCCGCGAACGAGGCCGGGCTGACGATGTACTTCACGGGTACAAGGCACTTCTTCCACTAG
- the sucC gene encoding ADP-forming succinate--CoA ligase subunit beta, producing the protein MDLYEYQGRALFARHGVPVLDGGVAETVEEAVELAGKLDGRVVVKAQVKVGGRGKAGGVKLADNVDEAREHATNILGMDIKGHTVHKVMLTVTADIDTEFYFSFLLDRANRTFLCIASTEGGVEIEQVAAETPDKVLKLPINALTGVDATVAGEIADKAGFPADLRPQLVDMFVKLWETFVSEDATLVEVNPLVRTPEGRALALDAKVTLDENAAFRHLDHAELEDKAAVDPLEQRAKEADLNYVKLDGEVGIIGNGAGLVMSTLDVVAYAGEKHDNVKPANFLDIGGGASAAVMASGLEVVLSDPAVKSVFVNVFGGITACDEVANGIVGALTMLAERGETVDKPLVVRLDGNNAELGRSILDGANHPLVTRVDTMDGAADKAAELAAQGA; encoded by the coding sequence GTGGACCTGTATGAATACCAGGGGCGCGCGCTGTTCGCCCGGCACGGCGTGCCGGTGCTGGACGGGGGCGTAGCCGAGACCGTCGAGGAGGCGGTCGAGCTCGCCGGAAAGCTCGATGGGCGAGTGGTCGTCAAGGCGCAAGTCAAGGTCGGCGGCCGGGGCAAGGCGGGGGGTGTCAAGCTCGCCGACAACGTCGACGAGGCTCGTGAACACGCCACCAACATCCTCGGCATGGACATCAAGGGACATACCGTCCACAAGGTCATGTTGACGGTCACCGCCGACATCGACACCGAGTTCTACTTCTCGTTCCTGCTGGACCGTGCCAACCGCACCTTCCTGTGTATCGCGTCCACTGAGGGCGGTGTGGAGATCGAGCAGGTGGCCGCCGAGACGCCCGACAAGGTGCTCAAGCTGCCGATCAACGCCCTGACCGGCGTCGACGCCACCGTCGCGGGCGAGATCGCCGACAAGGCCGGATTCCCGGCCGACCTCAGGCCGCAGCTGGTCGACATGTTCGTCAAGCTGTGGGAGACCTTCGTGTCCGAGGACGCCACCCTCGTGGAGGTCAACCCGCTGGTGCGCACGCCCGAGGGCCGGGCGCTGGCGCTGGACGCCAAGGTGACCCTGGACGAGAACGCCGCGTTCCGGCACCTCGACCACGCCGAGCTCGAGGACAAGGCCGCCGTCGACCCGCTGGAACAGCGCGCCAAGGAAGCCGACCTCAACTACGTCAAACTGGACGGTGAGGTCGGCATCATCGGCAACGGCGCCGGACTCGTCATGTCCACCCTGGACGTCGTCGCGTACGCGGGCGAGAAGCACGACAACGTCAAGCCCGCCAACTTCCTCGACATCGGCGGCGGCGCCTCCGCCGCGGTCATGGCCTCGGGCCTGGAGGTCGTCCTGTCCGACCCGGCCGTCAAGAGCGTCTTCGTCAACGTCTTCGGCGGCATCACCGCCTGCGACGAGGTCGCCAACGGCATCGTCGGCGCGCTGACCATGCTGGCCGAACGCGGCGAGACGGTGGACAAGCCGCTGGTCGTGCGGCTGGACGGCAACAACGCCGAACTGGGCCGTTCGATCCTGGACGGCGCCAACCACCCGCTCGTGACCCGAGTGGACACCATGGACGGCGCGGCCGACAAGGCCGCCGAGCTCGCCGCGCAGGGAGCGTGA
- the sucD gene encoding succinate--CoA ligase subunit alpha, translating to MTIFLNENSKIIVQGMTGAEGTKHTRRMLASGANVVGGVNPRKAGSKVDFDGTELPVFATVAEAMTETGADTTVVFVPPKFAKDAVLEAVNAEIGLCVVITEGIPVHDSVTFWAQSQAKGGKTRIIGPNCPGVISPGKSNAGIIPADITKPGKIGLVSKSGTLTYQLMYELRDIGFSTCVGIGGDPVIGTTHIDCLRAFQDDPETEAIVMIGEIGGDAEERAADFIKENVTKPVVGYIAGFTAPPGKTMGHAGAIISGSAGTADAKAKALEAAGVRVGKTPSQTAELMREVVKGL from the coding sequence ATGACTATCTTCCTCAACGAGAACTCCAAGATCATCGTCCAGGGCATGACCGGTGCCGAGGGCACCAAGCACACCCGGCGGATGCTGGCCTCCGGCGCCAACGTCGTCGGCGGCGTCAACCCGCGCAAGGCCGGTTCCAAGGTCGACTTCGACGGCACCGAACTGCCGGTGTTCGCCACCGTCGCCGAGGCGATGACCGAGACCGGCGCCGACACCACCGTGGTGTTCGTGCCGCCGAAGTTCGCCAAGGACGCGGTGCTGGAAGCCGTGAACGCCGAGATCGGGCTGTGCGTCGTCATCACCGAGGGCATCCCGGTGCACGACTCGGTGACGTTCTGGGCGCAGTCGCAGGCCAAGGGCGGCAAGACCCGCATCATCGGCCCCAACTGCCCGGGCGTCATCAGCCCCGGCAAGTCCAACGCGGGCATCATCCCCGCCGACATCACCAAGCCCGGCAAGATCGGCCTGGTGTCCAAGTCGGGGACGCTGACCTACCAGCTCATGTACGAGCTGCGCGACATCGGCTTCTCGACCTGCGTGGGTATCGGCGGTGACCCGGTCATCGGCACCACCCACATCGACTGCCTGCGGGCGTTCCAGGACGACCCCGAGACCGAGGCGATCGTCATGATCGGCGAGATCGGCGGCGACGCCGAGGAGCGGGCCGCGGACTTCATCAAGGAGAACGTGACCAAGCCGGTCGTCGGCTACATCGCCGGATTCACCGCGCCGCCCGGCAAGACCATGGGCCACGCCGGAGCCATCATCTCCGGTTCGGCCGGGACCGCCGACGCGAAGGCCAAGGCCCTCGAGGCCGCCGGTGTCCGGGTCGGCAAGACCCCGTCGCAGACCGCCGAGCTGATGCGCGAAGTGGTCAAGGGACTGTAG
- a CDS encoding DUF6350 family protein — protein sequence MSAPTHPAVPPPANAGTPVRQRIQALDVLRGFALCGILLVNVQPIANRGRVIVDASDGSQSPWMGLFADQRFFPIFSLLFGIGFALQLASATGRARRPRVILLRRLLVLLAIGAAHFLLWQGDILTTYAAVGLLVLLPSSWLPRWATAVLAGVLIAVAVALGGERLVLVAGLFLLGSTLVRYRVVDRIGACARGPIVVGAVLTVAAVPVLWAQATAELSDAAFSRIFAVAGLLLAGVYTCVVFTLTHTPLRSVMAAVFAPLGRMALTNYLTATVIVLVIARVVGIRPQDWDTALVLSIAGLVLAVQWAWSTLWLRFFRYGPLEWLWRWATWAKRPSAEVRLPTGRSAARGACWRAPRTVSVVTNLATMNDRQAEARRGRQRETVAVSVPARAPRQRGRQRETVVVTPAPRTRLRGVLVAGVVTSVWNCLVVAIPILVAVIGAWWIAGRPGTVSAVVRVAGATWLAGHGIPVHIAGMTIGLPVLAVTAIILWRLSKAGANTIRAIGGRDVPAVRAATLSVVIGYTLVTVLVAFLVSGSGFDVTMWRAAVHGAVLALVGASLGALSESGSGTGLWHRIPVWWRRGLRTGALSMTATVAAGALLAGVAIAVRGSSVAETISVYHGGALGLAILSLLYIPTLAIWATAYLLGPGFAVGDGTHVSVMEVIIGPLPQFPLFAATPGEPLDWWGTALWGVPLAIGSMQGVILALRSLDLALPRLIYATIVSGITAGTIMAILAFAASGPLGTKHLAEMGPRVLPTALTAAGVIAGSVFVGAMATRLLGARKNRD from the coding sequence ATGTCTGCTCCCACGCACCCTGCCGTGCCGCCGCCCGCGAACGCGGGAACCCCGGTCCGGCAACGTATCCAGGCCCTCGACGTGCTGCGGGGGTTCGCGCTGTGCGGGATCCTCCTGGTCAACGTCCAGCCCATCGCCAACCGGGGCCGCGTCATCGTCGACGCCTCCGACGGCAGCCAGAGCCCGTGGATGGGGTTGTTCGCCGACCAGCGGTTCTTCCCGATCTTCTCGCTGCTGTTCGGCATCGGGTTCGCGCTGCAACTCGCCTCCGCGACCGGGCGCGCCCGCCGTCCCCGGGTGATCCTGCTGCGGCGGCTGCTGGTGCTGCTGGCCATCGGGGCGGCCCACTTCCTGCTGTGGCAGGGCGACATCCTGACCACCTACGCCGCCGTCGGGCTGCTGGTGCTGCTGCCGTCCAGCTGGCTGCCGCGCTGGGCCACGGCCGTCCTGGCCGGGGTGCTCATCGCGGTCGCGGTGGCACTGGGCGGCGAACGCCTGGTGCTGGTGGCCGGGCTGTTCCTGCTGGGCTCGACACTGGTGCGGTACCGGGTCGTCGACCGGATCGGCGCTTGCGCGCGAGGACCGATCGTGGTCGGCGCTGTGCTGACCGTCGCGGCCGTTCCCGTGCTGTGGGCGCAGGCCACCGCGGAGCTGTCCGACGCGGCCTTCAGCCGGATCTTCGCCGTCGCCGGACTGCTGCTGGCGGGCGTCTACACGTGCGTCGTATTCACCCTGACGCACACTCCACTGCGGTCGGTCATGGCCGCGGTCTTCGCGCCGCTGGGCCGCATGGCGCTGACCAACTACCTCACCGCCACGGTGATCGTCCTGGTCATCGCCCGCGTCGTCGGCATCCGGCCGCAGGACTGGGACACGGCCCTCGTCCTGTCCATCGCGGGCCTGGTGCTCGCCGTCCAGTGGGCGTGGTCGACGCTGTGGCTGCGGTTCTTCCGCTACGGGCCGCTGGAGTGGCTGTGGCGCTGGGCCACCTGGGCGAAGCGGCCGAGCGCCGAAGTCCGGTTACCGACCGGCAGGTCGGCGGCGCGGGGTGCGTGTTGGCGTGCGCCAAGGACGGTTTCCGTCGTGACAAACTTAGCGACGATGAATGATCGGCAGGCCGAGGCCAGACGCGGCCGACAGCGCGAGACCGTCGCGGTGTCGGTGCCCGCGCGGGCACCGCGGCAGCGGGGTAGACAACGCGAGACGGTGGTGGTGACACCGGCTCCGCGCACCCGGCTGCGCGGAGTGCTCGTGGCGGGCGTCGTCACGAGCGTGTGGAACTGTCTGGTCGTGGCGATCCCGATCCTGGTCGCCGTCATCGGTGCCTGGTGGATCGCCGGACGGCCCGGCACCGTGTCCGCCGTCGTGCGGGTCGCGGGCGCGACCTGGCTGGCCGGTCACGGCATTCCGGTCCACATCGCCGGGATGACGATCGGGTTGCCGGTCCTGGCCGTCACCGCGATCATCCTGTGGCGACTGTCCAAAGCGGGGGCCAACACGATCCGCGCCATCGGCGGCCGCGACGTACCCGCGGTGCGGGCCGCGACCCTGTCGGTCGTCATCGGCTACACCCTGGTCACCGTGCTGGTCGCCTTCCTGGTCTCCGGCTCCGGCTTCGACGTCACCATGTGGCGGGCCGCCGTACACGGCGCCGTTCTGGCGCTGGTGGGTGCCAGCCTCGGCGCGCTGTCGGAGTCCGGCAGCGGAACCGGCCTGTGGCACCGGATCCCGGTGTGGTGGCGCCGTGGCCTGCGCACCGGCGCGCTGTCCATGACCGCCACGGTCGCCGCGGGCGCGCTGCTGGCCGGGGTCGCCATCGCCGTGCGCGGCTCCTCGGTGGCGGAGACGATCAGCGTCTACCACGGCGGCGCCCTCGGCCTGGCCATCCTGAGCCTGCTCTACATCCCGACGCTGGCCATCTGGGCCACCGCCTACCTGCTGGGCCCCGGCTTCGCCGTCGGCGACGGCACCCACGTCAGCGTCATGGAGGTCATCATCGGCCCGCTGCCCCAGTTCCCGCTGTTCGCCGCCACCCCCGGCGAACCCCTCGACTGGTGGGGCACGGCGCTGTGGGGCGTCCCGCTGGCCATCGGCAGCATGCAGGGCGTGATCCTGGCCCTGCGCTCCCTCGACCTCGCGCTGCCCCGGCTCATCTACGCCACCATCGTCTCCGGCATCACCGCCGGGACGATCATGGCCATCCTGGCCTTCGCCGCGTCCGGCCCCCTGGGGACGAAACACCTGGCCGAAATGGGCCCGCGAGTGCTCCCGACCGCGCTGACCGCCGCCGGTGTCATCGCCGGTTCGGTGTTCGTCGGCGCGATGGCCACCCGGCTCCTGGGCGCCCGCAAGAACCGCGACTAA
- a CDS encoding response regulator produces the protein MTIRVTVADDQAMVRSGLRFILEDQPDITVVGEAADGVEAIELARRVRPDVCVVDIRMPRLDGIAVTRALAGPGVVDPLRVLIVTTFDLDEYVYGALRGGAVGFVLKDAGPVLLVEAVRAANAGNALISPSITLRLLSHLAPGAGEPEPDHRLSDRELEVVRAIAIGRTNQEVAAELFISLSTVKSHVSSIQAKLGARNRVAIAAWAWEHRVVDRR, from the coding sequence ATGACGATCCGGGTCACGGTGGCCGACGACCAGGCGATGGTGCGAAGTGGACTGCGGTTCATCCTGGAGGATCAGCCGGACATCACCGTCGTCGGTGAGGCCGCCGACGGCGTCGAGGCGATCGAGTTGGCACGCCGGGTGCGCCCGGACGTGTGCGTCGTCGACATCCGGATGCCCCGGCTGGACGGCATCGCGGTCACCCGGGCGCTGGCCGGTCCGGGCGTGGTGGATCCGCTTCGGGTCCTCATAGTGACCACATTCGACCTGGACGAGTACGTGTACGGCGCGTTGCGGGGCGGGGCGGTGGGATTCGTGCTGAAGGACGCCGGGCCGGTCCTGCTCGTCGAGGCCGTCCGGGCCGCGAACGCCGGGAACGCCCTGATCTCGCCGTCGATCACGCTACGGCTGCTGAGCCACCTCGCCCCCGGCGCCGGGGAACCCGAACCGGACCACCGGCTGTCCGACCGGGAACTCGAGGTCGTGCGGGCCATCGCGATCGGCCGCACCAACCAGGAGGTCGCCGCCGAACTGTTCATCTCACTGAGCACCGTGAAGAGCCACGTCTCCAGCATCCAGGCCAAACTCGGCGCCCGCAACCGGGTCGCGATAGCGGCCTGGGCCTGGGAGCATCGCGTCGTCGACCGCCGTTGA
- the purN gene encoding phosphoribosylglycinamide formyltransferase yields the protein MNSQRDGSKARLVVLVSGSGSNLQALMDACADDAYGARVVAVGADRDGTVGLERAAKAGIPTFVHKVVDYPDRQGWDAAMTETVAAHEPTLVVSAGFLKILGDSFLAKFAGRFINTHNSLLPSFPGMRGPAAALEYGVRITGATLFLCDPGVDTGQIIAQVAVPVADDDTVDTLTERIKVAEREQLVDTVGRMVREGWRVEGRRVLIPLSFRP from the coding sequence ATGAACAGTCAGCGGGACGGGTCGAAGGCGCGGCTGGTCGTACTCGTGTCCGGCTCGGGGTCGAACCTCCAGGCGCTCATGGACGCGTGTGCCGACGACGCCTACGGCGCGCGGGTCGTCGCGGTCGGGGCCGACCGCGACGGGACCGTGGGGCTGGAGCGAGCCGCCAAGGCCGGTATCCCCACGTTTGTCCACAAGGTTGTGGACTACCCGGATCGGCAGGGCTGGGACGCCGCCATGACCGAGACCGTCGCCGCCCACGAACCGACGCTGGTGGTGTCGGCCGGGTTCCTGAAGATCCTCGGCGACAGCTTCCTGGCGAAGTTCGCCGGACGGTTCATCAACACCCACAATTCGCTGCTGCCTTCGTTTCCCGGGATGCGGGGACCGGCCGCCGCACTCGAGTACGGCGTGAGGATCACCGGCGCGACGCTGTTCCTGTGCGACCCGGGTGTCGACACCGGACAGATCATCGCGCAGGTCGCGGTGCCCGTCGCGGACGACGACACCGTCGACACCCTCACCGAGCGCATCAAGGTCGCCGAGCGCGAGCAGCTGGTGGACACCGTCGGCCGGATGGTGCGGGAGGGCTGGCGCGTCGAGGGCCGCCGGGTCCTGATCCCGTTATCGTTCCGGCCGTGA
- a CDS encoding helix-hairpin-helix domain-containing protein — MNSLPYEGVRVLVLGSGPRVGKARQLLSEGGATIVSNFSSQVTYVVVDRTVPHSAPQVVAARRAAIPVVTTSELQTWPGMEGLAAVRYLTPARLPVSGPVMTATPVPVYTAPLPRPRGSSGPDTTLMALSWAAFPLLTGGLAMPFITAHVARKLRSRTHAMLAAGYGGALVVSMLGFIAGVGLDVDIFILVSMFTWLCCWLGGSVHAFLMYESVSRDGGSDGEPRVSDPRNAQALAAIEHRRNLRDEARQLAKRDPVAARELGIGRPDRHSSYDDGGLIDVNNAPASILKTLPGVTDEVAQEIIRFRELTGPFESTSDVVVHTSFEPRYVDRFDELALYVA, encoded by the coding sequence ATGAATTCCTTGCCCTACGAAGGCGTTCGTGTGCTCGTGCTCGGCAGCGGACCCCGCGTCGGCAAGGCCCGGCAACTGCTGTCCGAGGGCGGGGCGACCATCGTCTCCAACTTCAGTTCACAGGTCACCTATGTGGTGGTCGACCGGACGGTTCCGCACAGCGCCCCCCAGGTGGTGGCCGCCCGCCGCGCCGCGATCCCGGTCGTGACCACCTCGGAGCTGCAGACCTGGCCCGGCATGGAGGGCCTGGCGGCCGTCCGTTACCTGACGCCCGCACGGCTGCCGGTGTCCGGACCGGTCATGACCGCCACCCCCGTACCGGTGTACACCGCGCCACTGCCGAGGCCGCGCGGTTCCTCCGGTCCGGACACGACCCTGATGGCCCTGAGCTGGGCGGCGTTCCCGCTGCTCACCGGTGGCCTCGCGATGCCGTTCATCACCGCCCACGTGGCCCGCAAACTCCGCTCCCGCACCCACGCGATGCTCGCGGCCGGATACGGCGGGGCGCTGGTGGTGTCCATGCTGGGCTTCATCGCCGGTGTCGGGCTGGACGTCGACATCTTCATCCTGGTGAGCATGTTCACCTGGTTGTGCTGCTGGCTGGGCGGCAGCGTCCACGCGTTCCTCATGTACGAGTCGGTCTCGCGTGACGGCGGCAGCGACGGCGAACCCCGGGTGTCCGACCCGCGCAACGCCCAGGCCCTCGCGGCCATCGAACACCGCCGCAACCTGCGCGACGAGGCACGCCAACTCGCCAAACGCGACCCGGTGGCCGCCCGCGAACTGGGCATCGGACGGCCCGACCGGCACTCCAGTTACGACGACGGCGGCCTGATCGACGTCAACAACGCCCCCGCCTCGATCCTCAAGACCCTGCCGGGCGTCACCGACGAGGTCGCCCAGGAGATCATCCGGTTCCGCGAACTGACCGGCCCGTTCGAGTCCACCTCGGACGTCGTCGTGCACACCAGTTTCGAACCCCGCTACGTCGACCGTTTCGACGAGCTCGCCCTGTACGTGGCCTAG
- a CDS encoding aldo/keto reductase produces MEYRQLGNSGLKVPELSFGAGTFGGQGPLFGAWGNTDAEQARRMLDIALDAGLNMFDTADVYSDGASEEVLGAAIKGRRDQVILSTKAGLPMGDGPGQAGTSRARLITAVDDALRRLGTDYIDLFQLHAFDAATPVAEVVATLDDLVRAGKIRYTGVSNFSGWQLMKSLATADAHGRTRYVANQVYYSLVGRDYEWELMPLGAAEGVGAVVWSPLGWGRLTGKIRRGQPIPDGSRLHDTASFGPPVDEELLYDVVDVLDELAAETGRTVPQLAINWLLRRPTVSSVIIGARNEQQLRQNLDAVGWSLTDEQVARLDKASARTAPYPYFPYRRQEGFARLNPPLAG; encoded by the coding sequence ATGGAATATCGCCAGTTGGGCAACTCGGGACTCAAGGTGCCCGAGCTGAGCTTCGGTGCCGGGACCTTCGGCGGGCAGGGACCGCTGTTCGGCGCCTGGGGCAACACCGACGCCGAACAGGCGCGGCGGATGCTCGACATCGCCCTCGACGCGGGGCTCAACATGTTCGACACCGCGGACGTCTACTCGGACGGGGCCTCGGAGGAGGTGCTCGGCGCCGCGATCAAGGGCCGCCGGGACCAGGTGATCCTGTCGACCAAGGCGGGCCTGCCGATGGGAGACGGGCCCGGCCAGGCGGGCACCTCGCGGGCGCGGCTCATCACCGCCGTCGACGACGCGCTGCGGCGGCTGGGCACCGACTACATCGACCTGTTCCAGCTGCACGCCTTCGACGCGGCCACCCCCGTCGCGGAGGTGGTGGCGACCCTGGACGACCTGGTCCGGGCCGGAAAGATCCGCTACACCGGCGTGTCCAACTTCTCCGGCTGGCAGCTGATGAAGTCACTGGCGACCGCCGACGCCCACGGCCGCACCCGCTACGTCGCCAACCAGGTCTACTACTCCCTCGTGGGCCGCGACTACGAGTGGGAACTCATGCCGCTGGGTGCCGCCGAAGGCGTCGGCGCCGTGGTGTGGAGCCCGCTCGGCTGGGGACGGCTCACCGGCAAGATCCGCCGCGGCCAGCCGATCCCGGACGGCAGCCGCCTGCACGACACCGCCTCCTTTGGCCCGCCCGTGGACGAGGAACTGCTGTACGACGTCGTCGACGTCCTCGACGAGCTCGCCGCCGAAACCGGACGCACCGTTCCGCAACTGGCGATCAACTGGCTGCTGCGCCGCCCCACGGTCTCCAGCGTGATCATCGGCGCCCGCAACGAACAGCAGCTGCGGCAGAACCTGGACGCCGTCGGCTGGAGCCTGACCGACGAACAGGTGGCCCGGCTCGACAAGGCCAGCGCCCGCACCGCCCCCTACCCGTACTTCCCCTACCGGCGCCAAGAGGGCTTCGCCAGGCTCAACCCGCCGCTGGCGGGTTGA
- a CDS encoding sensor histidine kinase, whose product MDVTRRFGWRGIAAQVGLGCGFAVVIAGQAAAIAVSWGDDYWWFGAAVGAGVCVLALLRRRQRAWTAAAGLTAAGVAVAARWVAELPQEPSPAMALGLAVLTGSAVRTLPWRQAGAIVVAGFAVLAGALAPALPFVPAVVMVAAFVWAAGVAAGLSLRVADGRRRATAARVRQDERLELARELHDVVAHHISAIVLGTQAARLVVRRQPERGDEALAEIEAAGSDALASMRQVVGLLRDDRDGASAAGTLAELVERFAERGPRVDLRVTGDESRWPPEVASTVYRITREALTNVRRHAPRADTVTVRVDEAAAAIVAEISDDGPARARRSPGGYGLVGMRERVEALGGSLMAGPGDGRGWRVRATVPVRERAVR is encoded by the coding sequence GTGGATGTGACGAGACGGTTCGGGTGGCGGGGCATCGCGGCCCAGGTCGGGCTCGGATGCGGGTTCGCCGTGGTGATCGCCGGGCAGGCTGCGGCCATCGCGGTGAGCTGGGGCGACGACTACTGGTGGTTCGGCGCGGCCGTGGGTGCCGGGGTGTGCGTGCTGGCGCTGCTGCGTCGGCGGCAGCGGGCCTGGACCGCGGCGGCGGGTCTGACGGCGGCGGGGGTCGCCGTCGCGGCGAGATGGGTCGCCGAGCTGCCCCAAGAACCCAGTCCCGCCATGGCTTTGGGGCTGGCAGTACTGACCGGGTCCGCGGTGCGGACGTTGCCGTGGCGGCAGGCGGGCGCGATCGTGGTCGCCGGTTTCGCGGTACTGGCCGGGGCCCTGGCGCCCGCGCTGCCGTTCGTTCCGGCGGTGGTGATGGTCGCGGCCTTCGTCTGGGCCGCGGGCGTCGCCGCCGGGCTCAGCCTGCGGGTGGCCGACGGCAGGCGCCGCGCCACCGCCGCGAGGGTGCGCCAGGACGAGCGGCTGGAACTGGCCCGGGAGCTGCACGATGTCGTCGCCCACCACATCAGTGCCATCGTGCTGGGCACGCAGGCCGCCCGGCTGGTCGTCCGCAGGCAGCCGGAGCGCGGCGATGAGGCACTGGCCGAGATCGAGGCCGCCGGATCCGACGCGCTGGCGTCGATGCGCCAGGTCGTCGGGCTGCTGCGGGATGACCGGGACGGAGCATCCGCCGCCGGGACGCTGGCCGAGCTGGTGGAACGGTTCGCCGAACGTGGCCCGCGCGTCGACCTGCGAGTCACCGGCGACGAGTCCCGGTGGCCACCCGAGGTGGCGTCCACCGTGTACCGGATCACGCGGGAGGCACTGACCAACGTCCGTCGGCACGCTCCCCGCGCCGACACCGTCACGGTCCGGGTCGACGAGGCCGCGGCCGCGATCGTGGCCGAGATCAGCGACGACGGCCCGGCCCGGGCCCGGCGTTCGCCCGGCGGCTACGGCCTGGTCGGGATGCGGGAGCGGGTCGAGGCACTCGGCGGGTCCCTTATGGCTGGTCCGGGTGACGGGCGGGGCTGGCGGGTGCGGGCGACGGTCCCGGTGCGGGAACGGGCGGTTCGATGA